One window from the genome of Ramlibacter henchirensis encodes:
- a CDS encoding phospholipase: MAAARALRIHAGPRARRHIEQHGLRPQDISVIPGAAGGPKGLVLGPLDRFIFGEWLPRSQQPVHLVGASIGAWRMATACLDEAIPAFERLERDYIAQDYELEPGRKTPTARHVSQRFSENLASFYGGRVRQVLDHPRYRLHIVTSRGRHLLSREHRFGTPVGYLGAYLSNSLHRRALCAWLERVVFSSGPDPEALSLPFDEQDFSTRQVHLTEENFHPALQASCSIPFVLQAIHDIPGAPRGAYWDGGITDYHLHLNYAAAHPQGLVLYPHFQKAVVPGWLDKAWRWRHGATAFLENTVVLAPDPEWVRGLPNGRLPDRRDFARYGTDLASRMKVWQAAASASAQLAEEFSQWLERPDPGRVEAL, encoded by the coding sequence ATGGCCGCGGCGCGCGCGCTCAGGATCCACGCCGGGCCGCGCGCGCGACGCCACATCGAGCAGCACGGGCTGCGTCCGCAGGACATCAGCGTCATCCCGGGCGCTGCGGGCGGGCCCAAGGGCCTGGTGCTGGGGCCGCTCGACCGCTTCATCTTCGGCGAATGGCTGCCTCGCTCGCAGCAGCCGGTGCACCTGGTCGGCGCTTCGATCGGCGCGTGGCGGATGGCCACGGCCTGCCTCGACGAGGCGATCCCCGCCTTCGAACGGCTCGAGCGCGACTACATCGCGCAGGACTACGAGCTGGAGCCCGGACGTAAGACGCCGACGGCCCGGCACGTGAGCCAGCGATTTTCGGAGAACCTCGCGTCCTTCTACGGCGGCCGCGTGCGGCAGGTGCTGGACCATCCGCGGTACCGGCTGCACATCGTCACCTCGCGCGGCCGCCACCTGCTGTCGCGCGAACACCGCTTCGGCACGCCGGTGGGCTACCTGGGCGCCTACCTTTCCAACAGCCTGCACCGCCGGGCGCTGTGCGCCTGGCTGGAGCGGGTGGTGTTTTCGTCAGGACCGGACCCGGAGGCGCTCAGCCTGCCATTCGACGAGCAGGACTTCAGCACGCGCCAGGTGCACCTGACCGAAGAGAACTTCCATCCGGCCTTGCAGGCGAGCTGCTCGATTCCTTTCGTGCTACAGGCGATCCACGACATCCCCGGCGCGCCGCGCGGCGCCTACTGGGACGGCGGCATCACCGACTACCACCTGCACCTCAATTACGCGGCGGCACATCCGCAGGGGCTCGTGCTGTACCCGCATTTCCAGAAAGCGGTCGTGCCGGGCTGGCTGGACAAGGCCTGGCGCTGGCGGCACGGCGCGACGGCGTTCCTGGAGAACACGGTAGTGCTGGCGCCTGATCCCGAGTGGGTTCGCGGGCTGCCAAATGGCAGGCTGCCGGACCGCAGGGACTTCGCGCGGTACGGCACCGACCTCGCCTCGCGCATGAAGGTGTGGCAGGCCGCGGCCTCGGCCAGCGCGCAGCTGGCCGAAGAGTTCTCGCAGTGGCTGGAGCGGCCGGACCCGGGCCGCGTGGAAGCGCTCTAG
- a CDS encoding YbgC/FadM family acyl-CoA thioesterase: MKRNEFRFFHRLRVRWAEVDMQKIVFNAHYLMYFDTAVADYWRALALPYEEAMHQLDGDLYVKKATVEFNASARMDDMLDVGLRCGRIGNSSMAFQGAIFRGEQLLITCELVYVFADPATQTSRPVPQALRAILTGFEAGEPVVEVRTGRWADLGKDASAIRTSVFVEEQRIPAEMEWDEADEDAVHAVAYNRLGQPVATGRLLQARPGEAKVGRMAVHQVLRGSGLGRQVLQALSDAAAAHGDTRVVLHAQRTAEDFYRRLGFQPQGEPFDEAGIPHIEMSAPLPLQAR, encoded by the coding sequence ATGAAACGAAACGAATTCCGCTTCTTCCACCGCCTGCGCGTGCGCTGGGCCGAGGTGGACATGCAAAAGATCGTCTTCAACGCGCACTACCTGATGTACTTCGACACCGCGGTGGCCGACTACTGGCGCGCGCTGGCCTTGCCGTACGAGGAAGCCATGCACCAGCTGGACGGCGACCTCTACGTCAAGAAGGCGACGGTGGAATTCAACGCCTCGGCCCGCATGGACGACATGCTCGACGTGGGGCTGCGCTGCGGCCGCATCGGCAATTCGTCCATGGCATTCCAGGGCGCGATCTTCCGTGGCGAGCAACTCCTCATCACCTGCGAGCTGGTCTATGTCTTCGCCGACCCCGCGACGCAGACGTCGCGGCCGGTGCCGCAGGCGCTGCGGGCGATCCTGACCGGCTTCGAGGCCGGCGAACCGGTGGTGGAGGTGCGCACGGGCCGCTGGGCCGATCTGGGCAAGGATGCATCCGCGATCCGCACCAGCGTCTTCGTCGAAGAACAGCGCATCCCCGCCGAGATGGAATGGGACGAGGCGGATGAGGACGCGGTGCATGCCGTCGCCTACAACCGGCTCGGCCAACCCGTGGCTACCGGCCGGTTGCTGCAGGCGCGTCCCGGCGAAGCCAAGGTCGGCCGCATGGCCGTGCACCAGGTGCTGCGCGGAAGCGGGCTGGGGCGGCAGGTGCTGCAGGCGCTGTCGGACGCGGCCGCGGCTCACGGTGACACGCGCGTCGTGCTGCATGCGCAGAGGACCGCCGAGGACTTCTACCGCCGGCTCGGGTTCCAGCCCCAGGGGGAGCCCTTCGACGAAGCCGGCATCCCGCACATCGAGATGTCCGCGCCGCTGCCGCTTCAGGCGCGCTGA
- a CDS encoding iron-containing alcohol dehydrogenase, which yields MALINYVTQIQFDFGAVRLLQDECKRVGITRPLVVTDPGVKAAGVLQKALDALGPLPYAVFDQTPSNPTEAAVRAAARIYQEQRCDGLIAVGGGSSIDCAKGVAIAATHEGPLTHYATIEGGSPRISEKTAPLIAVPTTSGTGSEVARGAIIIVDDGRKLGFHSPHLIPRTAICDPELTLGLPPKLTAATGMDAIAHCMETFMSAAFNPPADGIALDGLERGWANIERATRNGSDREARSQLMSASMQGAMAFQKGLGCVHSLSHSLGGVNPQLHHGTLNAMFLPAVVRFNAQAESVQKERRLERMAHAMGLSSAGDIPDAIRDMNARLGLPKGLAEMGVQRDWFDKIIKNALADHCHKTNPRIADAKDYERMLAESL from the coding sequence ATGGCCCTCATCAACTACGTCACCCAGATCCAGTTCGACTTCGGCGCCGTGCGCCTGCTGCAGGACGAATGCAAGCGCGTGGGCATCACCCGCCCCCTGGTGGTCACCGATCCCGGCGTCAAGGCCGCGGGCGTGCTGCAGAAGGCGCTGGACGCGCTCGGGCCGCTGCCGTATGCAGTGTTCGACCAGACGCCTTCCAACCCCACCGAAGCGGCGGTGCGCGCGGCCGCCAGGATCTACCAGGAGCAGCGTTGCGACGGCCTCATCGCCGTGGGCGGCGGCTCGTCCATCGACTGCGCCAAGGGCGTGGCGATCGCCGCGACGCATGAAGGTCCCCTCACCCACTACGCCACCATCGAGGGCGGCTCGCCGCGCATCAGCGAGAAAACCGCGCCGCTGATCGCCGTGCCCACCACGAGCGGCACCGGCAGCGAAGTGGCCCGGGGCGCGATCATCATCGTCGACGACGGCCGCAAGCTCGGCTTCCACTCGCCGCACCTGATCCCGCGCACCGCGATCTGCGACCCCGAGCTCACGCTCGGCCTGCCGCCAAAGCTGACGGCCGCCACCGGCATGGACGCCATCGCCCACTGCATGGAGACCTTCATGTCGGCCGCCTTCAACCCGCCCGCCGACGGCATCGCGCTGGACGGCCTGGAGCGCGGCTGGGCCAACATCGAGCGCGCCACCCGCAACGGCAGCGACCGCGAGGCGCGCTCCCAGCTGATGAGCGCTTCGATGCAGGGCGCCATGGCGTTCCAGAAGGGCCTGGGCTGCGTGCATTCGCTCAGCCACAGCCTGGGCGGCGTCAACCCGCAGCTGCACCACGGCACGCTCAACGCCATGTTCCTGCCGGCCGTCGTGCGCTTCAACGCGCAGGCCGAGTCGGTTCAGAAGGAGCGCCGCCTGGAGCGCATGGCGCATGCGATGGGGCTGTCCTCCGCAGGCGACATCCCCGATGCGATCCGCGACATGAACGCCCGCCTGGGTCTGCCCAAGGGCCTGGCCGAGATGGGCGTGCAGCGCGATTGGTTCGACAAGATCATCAAGAACGCGCTGGCCGACCACTGCCACAAGACCAATCCGCGCATCGCGGATGCGAAGGACTACGAGCGGATGCTCGCCGAGTCGCTCTGA
- a CDS encoding alpha/beta hydrolase, which yields MRSLLERMSRVRQQPLHELSPQAARAAYEVSAEVLELPRRALPHVQDLEIPAGDGARLPARLYQLDGAPPGVLLYLHGGGFTIGSVATHDILCRELTALSGCAVLSLGYRLAPEHRFPVAVEDAWAGLCWLAEQRPVLGFGGARIAVGGDSAGGTLAAVNAIRARDAGLPLALQLLFYPGTAARQDSGSHRRYGRGLVLEQAHIDYFFGQYIEPAQRDDWRFAPLNASDVEGVAPTWIGLAECDPLFDEGIAYADKLRGAGVAVELEVWRGVTHEFIKMGRALPEAREAHAAAARALANALRTP from the coding sequence ATGCGCTCGCTGCTCGAGCGCATGTCCCGGGTGCGGCAGCAGCCTCTTCACGAGCTATCGCCGCAGGCGGCGCGGGCGGCCTACGAGGTTTCGGCCGAAGTGCTGGAGCTGCCGCGCCGCGCCTTGCCGCACGTGCAGGACCTCGAAATTCCGGCGGGCGACGGCGCTCGATTGCCGGCCAGGCTGTACCAGCTCGACGGTGCGCCTCCTGGCGTGCTGCTGTACCTGCATGGAGGGGGCTTCACCATCGGCAGCGTCGCCACCCACGACATCCTCTGCCGCGAGCTCACGGCGCTCTCGGGTTGCGCCGTGCTCTCGCTGGGCTACCGGCTCGCGCCGGAGCACCGGTTCCCCGTCGCGGTGGAGGACGCGTGGGCCGGCCTGTGCTGGCTGGCGGAGCAGCGCCCGGTGTTGGGTTTCGGTGGCGCGCGCATAGCCGTCGGCGGTGACAGCGCAGGCGGCACGCTGGCGGCCGTGAACGCGATCCGCGCGCGGGACGCAGGGCTGCCGCTGGCCCTGCAGCTGCTGTTCTATCCCGGCACGGCGGCGCGGCAGGACAGCGGCTCGCACCGGCGGTATGGGCGCGGCCTCGTGCTCGAGCAGGCCCACATCGACTACTTCTTCGGCCAGTACATCGAGCCGGCGCAGCGCGACGACTGGCGATTCGCGCCGCTGAACGCGTCCGACGTCGAGGGTGTCGCGCCGACGTGGATAGGCCTGGCCGAATGCGATCCGTTGTTCGACGAAGGCATCGCCTACGCGGATAAACTGCGCGGCGCGGGGGTGGCCGTCGAGCTGGAGGTCTGGCGCGGCGTCACCCACGAGTTCATCAAGATGGGCCGCGCGCTCCCTGAAGCCCGCGAGGCCCATGCCGCCGCCGCCCGGGCCCTCGCCAACGCCTTGCGCACACCATGA
- a CDS encoding O-antigen ligase family protein: MARKKPRVAAAATMAAPGPAAAAPPLAARSQGGSGTVALLLAAIMLLAPALGVPNELMLQDTLKSIIVSFGALIASLVFFFERRRRPQPVLWHPVIWLPLLLMACAIGSMAWSHTYLAGVEAIRWFVFALLVWLGLNTFTQSRLPLVAWGIHGGAVLCSLWAALQFWVDWRFFPQGPPPASTFVNRNFFAEFVVCTLPFSALLLARARQSAAIALLSASTALVIVTVLMTGTRAALLALWLQLLVVLPFMLWRYRDGFAMAGWDTARRALAAGVLLAGVLGLGMIPSGNDRLLAEGRGDTPLVRGLQRTASIAPGDESLGIRMVMWKATLGMIADRPVTGVGAGAWEVQIPLYLPRGTQVETDYYVHNEVLQALAEYGLAGLVFLAGLFGWLLQAAWRTWHAGDAESREEGPWRATALCTLLAMLVVSNVGFPWRMAATGALFALALGVVAASDARLRVQGRTAPVAFPWTRGWSTAALAGAGACTVLAAYITHQAAECERKIVQAASIALQITASGRPGAPQWEPSKARMLQLTREAIAINPHYRKITPLVADELAGWGDWKNAAWIWESVLESRPHVVAILTNVARAHAQLGRPKEAMQTLEHAKAISPDAPSVRSLEVIMLSRQGQDARAIELARTAIREGFHDVDLLRNAFLIGWRTGDASLLGEAMDVLLKDYPAARADSLLLLADFQFRALRDEAKAVDSWREALALAPAARRGAILAQVPPALRPRVER, encoded by the coding sequence ATGGCCAGGAAGAAGCCGCGCGTCGCTGCAGCCGCAACGATGGCGGCGCCCGGGCCTGCGGCGGCAGCGCCACCCCTGGCGGCTCGCAGCCAAGGAGGATCGGGCACGGTCGCGTTGCTGCTCGCGGCCATCATGCTGCTCGCGCCCGCGTTGGGCGTGCCCAACGAGCTGATGCTGCAGGACACGCTCAAGTCCATCATCGTTTCCTTCGGCGCGCTGATCGCCTCACTGGTCTTCTTCTTCGAGCGGCGCCGGCGGCCGCAGCCGGTGCTGTGGCATCCCGTGATCTGGTTGCCCCTGCTGCTGATGGCCTGCGCGATCGGCAGCATGGCCTGGTCGCACACCTACCTGGCGGGTGTCGAAGCGATCCGCTGGTTCGTGTTCGCGCTGCTGGTGTGGCTCGGACTGAACACGTTCACGCAATCGCGGCTGCCTTTGGTTGCTTGGGGCATCCACGGCGGTGCGGTGCTGTGTTCCCTGTGGGCGGCGCTGCAGTTCTGGGTGGACTGGCGCTTCTTCCCGCAGGGCCCGCCGCCGGCGTCGACCTTCGTCAACCGCAACTTCTTCGCCGAGTTCGTGGTGTGCACCTTGCCTTTCTCGGCGCTGCTGCTCGCACGGGCCCGGCAGAGCGCGGCCATCGCGCTGCTGTCGGCCAGCACGGCGCTGGTGATCGTGACCGTGCTCATGACCGGCACGCGCGCAGCGCTGCTCGCGTTGTGGCTGCAGTTGCTGGTCGTGCTGCCCTTCATGCTGTGGCGATACCGGGACGGGTTTGCGATGGCCGGGTGGGACACCGCCCGGCGCGCGCTGGCCGCGGGCGTCCTGCTCGCCGGTGTGCTCGGCCTGGGCATGATCCCGAGCGGCAACGACCGCCTGCTGGCGGAGGGCCGCGGCGACACGCCGCTGGTGCGGGGCCTGCAACGCACCGCCTCCATCGCGCCCGGCGATGAATCGCTGGGCATACGGATGGTGATGTGGAAGGCGACGCTGGGCATGATCGCCGACCGGCCGGTCACGGGTGTGGGCGCCGGGGCGTGGGAGGTGCAGATCCCGCTGTACCTCCCCCGCGGCACGCAGGTGGAGACCGACTATTACGTGCACAACGAGGTGCTGCAGGCGCTCGCCGAATACGGGCTGGCGGGCCTGGTGTTCCTGGCCGGACTGTTCGGCTGGCTGCTGCAGGCGGCGTGGCGCACCTGGCACGCCGGCGATGCCGAGTCGCGCGAGGAGGGGCCTTGGCGCGCCACCGCGCTGTGCACCCTGCTCGCAATGCTGGTCGTCAGCAATGTGGGATTTCCGTGGCGGATGGCTGCGACGGGCGCGCTGTTCGCGCTGGCCTTGGGCGTGGTGGCAGCATCGGACGCGCGCTTGCGCGTGCAAGGGCGGACTGCTCCGGTCGCCTTCCCGTGGACACGCGGCTGGTCGACAGCCGCCCTGGCGGGCGCAGGCGCCTGCACCGTGCTGGCCGCCTACATCACGCACCAGGCCGCCGAGTGCGAGCGCAAGATCGTGCAGGCCGCCAGCATCGCGCTGCAGATCACCGCGTCCGGCCGCCCGGGCGCGCCCCAATGGGAGCCGTCCAAGGCGCGGATGCTGCAGCTGACCCGCGAGGCGATCGCGATCAATCCGCACTACCGCAAGATCACGCCGCTGGTCGCGGACGAACTGGCCGGCTGGGGCGACTGGAAGAACGCCGCCTGGATCTGGGAATCGGTGCTCGAATCGCGGCCGCACGTGGTGGCCATCCTCACGAACGTGGCGCGCGCACATGCACAGCTGGGCCGGCCGAAAGAAGCGATGCAGACGCTCGAGCACGCGAAGGCGATCTCGCCGGATGCGCCTTCGGTGCGCTCGCTCGAGGTGATCATGCTTTCGCGCCAGGGCCAGGACGCTCGGGCCATCGAGCTCGCACGCACTGCGATCCGCGAAGGCTTCCACGACGTGGACCTGCTGCGAAACGCCTTCCTGATCGGCTGGCGCACGGGCGACGCTTCGCTGCTCGGCGAAGCAATGGACGTCCTGCTGAAGGACTACCCGGCGGCGCGCGCCGACAGCCTGCTGCTGCTGGCCGACTTCCAGTTCCGGGCTTTGAGGGACGAGGCGAAGGCGGTGGACAGCTGGCGCGAGGCACTGGCCCTCGCGCCCGCGGCGCGCCGGGGCGCGATCCTGGCGCAAGTGCCGCCGGCGCTGCGGCCCCGCGTCGAGCGCTGA